The Methanoculleus marisnigri JR1 genome window below encodes:
- a CDS encoding sensor histidine kinase, with amino-acid sequence MTAKSPVRPSLPLMLYLLLAILLATVPVVFLLSVVDSAAVRQELEVNTEESRNQTESGIVLAVNLVDTGLKLFDRTLNQEMEEGFDLFIAEYERAGRDPGEMDLSRVKEELGGRMDLYIIDEDGVIVYTTYPPDLGLDFRQIPDFYGRITGIRLGDSFAADRVVSGISSGELRKYAYRPSPDHRYLFELGLASSEFQQYRTALKYRETVRELVDENPDVIEIRIFDCLGEMITGEAHPDDDRRLEFVRKAYREKAMIEVENATAGELTRYVFVDMADLDYASDMSLVVELTYTTRRAEAELAGMLDRHGGVLLIAFFCVGSLSALAAHHLTRPIRILVEDVDAIARGDLERPVRVSGDEEFVHLAESVSAMVGSLTETIQKIRESEEEIVRHSRVLEEQVRERTAALEESNRMATLYLDIMGHDIKNANNVANLYADLLHAELEGEPEAEVLGKARKGLTKSIEIVHNVNTIQRVQGGVPSLCPINLDAVVRAEIERSSVPITYSGTTVIVLADDLLSEVFANLIGNAAKHAGPAVEIVVRVEEHGEEVLVVVEDTGSGIPDAVKVRLFERLVRGTHGTAGTGLGLYICRMLIERYGGRIWADDRVGGCPECGTAIRFTLRKATEEGDP; translated from the coding sequence ATGACGGCGAAGAGTCCCGTGCGACCGTCGCTTCCACTCATGCTCTATCTTTTGCTTGCGATTCTCCTCGCGACGGTCCCTGTCGTCTTCCTGCTCTCGGTTGTCGATTCGGCGGCGGTCCGGCAGGAACTGGAGGTGAATACCGAAGAGTCCCGGAACCAGACCGAGTCCGGCATCGTCCTCGCGGTAAACCTGGTGGATACCGGGTTGAAACTCTTCGACAGGACGTTGAACCAGGAGATGGAGGAAGGATTCGATCTGTTTATCGCCGAGTATGAGCGGGCGGGAAGGGATCCGGGAGAGATGGATCTCTCCCGCGTTAAGGAGGAACTCGGGGGCAGGATGGATCTCTATATTATCGACGAAGACGGCGTCATCGTCTATACCACTTACCCTCCTGACCTTGGTCTTGATTTCAGGCAAATTCCCGATTTTTACGGCAGGATAACTGGGATCCGGCTCGGAGATTCGTTTGCTGCCGACAGGGTCGTCTCCGGGATCTCGTCAGGGGAACTCCGGAAGTACGCGTATCGGCCTTCTCCGGATCACCGCTACCTCTTCGAACTCGGTCTTGCGAGTTCCGAGTTCCAGCAGTACCGCACAGCGCTGAAGTACCGGGAGACCGTCAGGGAACTTGTGGACGAAAACCCGGACGTTATCGAGATCCGGATCTTCGACTGCCTGGGGGAGATGATCACCGGCGAGGCGCATCCCGACGATGACCGGCGGTTGGAGTTCGTCCGCAAGGCTTACCGGGAGAAGGCCATGATCGAGGTGGAGAACGCCACTGCAGGCGAACTGACACGCTATGTCTTCGTCGATATGGCGGACCTCGATTACGCATCCGACATGAGCCTGGTCGTAGAACTGACCTATACCACGAGGAGGGCGGAGGCGGAACTTGCCGGAATGCTCGACCGGCATGGGGGTGTCCTGCTCATTGCGTTCTTCTGCGTCGGCTCTCTCTCGGCCCTCGCCGCGCACCACCTGACGCGGCCGATACGCATCCTTGTCGAGGACGTCGATGCCATCGCCCGCGGCGATCTGGAGCGTCCCGTGCGGGTGAGCGGGGACGAGGAGTTCGTACACCTCGCGGAGAGCGTCTCGGCGATGGTCGGATCCTTAACGGAAACTATCCAGAAGATCCGGGAGTCGGAGGAGGAGATCGTCCGGCACAGCCGTGTCCTCGAAGAACAGGTCCGGGAACGGACCGCTGCCCTCGAGGAGTCCAACCGGATGGCGACCCTCTACCTGGACATCATGGGGCACGATATCAAAAACGCAAACAACGTCGCAAACCTCTACGCCGACCTTCTCCACGCCGAACTCGAGGGAGAGCCCGAGGCCGAGGTGCTCGGGAAGGCGAGGAAGGGGCTTACGAAGAGTATTGAGATCGTCCACAACGTCAACACCATCCAGCGGGTTCAGGGTGGCGTGCCGTCGCTTTGCCCGATCAACCTTGATGCCGTTGTCAGGGCCGAGATTGAGCGTTCTTCCGTCCCAATAACCTATTCCGGCACCACGGTCATCGTCCTCGCCGACGACCTCCTCTCCGAAGTCTTTGCGAACCTCATCGGCAACGCGGCGAAGCACGCCGGGCCGGCGGTCGAGATCGTCGTCCGGGTCGAAGAGCACGGAGAGGAGGTACTGGTCGTTGTCGAGGATACCGGGTCGGGCATCCCGGACGCAGTAAAGGTCCGGCTCTTCGAGCGGCTGGTTCGGGGAACCCACGGCACGGCGGGGACGGGACTCGGTCTCTACATCTGCCGGATGCTCATCGAACGCTACGGCGGGAGGATATGGGCGGACGACCGGGTGGGGGGGTGCCCGGAGTGCGGCACCGCCATCCGGTTTACGCTCCGCAAGGCCACAGAGGAGGGCGATCCATGA
- the thsA gene encoding thermosome subunit alpha, with amino-acid sequence MSSLGGQPIFILKEGSQRTRGRDAQSGNIAAAKAVASAVRTTLGPKGMDKMLVDTIGDVVITNDGVTILKEMDIEHPAAKMMVEIAKTQDDEVGDGTTTAVVIAGELLKRAEDLLDQDVHPTVIAHGYRMAADRAQDILDEIAVDVKPDDMAMLKKLADTAMTGKGAEAAKEKLTELVVKAITMVADADGSVDTEFVKVEKKVGGSIEESEIVEGMIIDKERVHPAMPRAVKSAKILLLNAAVEFKKTEVDAEISITSPDQLQMFLDEEERMIKGIVDKIIASGANVLFCQKGIDDIAQHYLAKAGIFAVRRVKKSDMEKLARATGAAVVSSIDAISPEELGKAGSVEERKVSGEEMIFVTECENPKAVSIIIRGGTEHVVDELDRAIEDALRVVSVAVEDKKFVAGGGAPEIELSLRLREYAASVGGRAQLAIEAFANALEIIPRTLAENAGLDPIDMLVALRAAHEKGGKNAKYMGLDVFNAVSGDMLKAGVIEPLRVKTQAIASAAEAAVMILRIDDVIASSKSAGPSPEEMAAMGGGMGGMGGMGMPPM; translated from the coding sequence ATGTCAAGTCTTGGAGGACAACCAATCTTTATTCTAAAAGAGGGTAGCCAGCGTACCCGCGGTCGTGACGCACAGTCGGGCAACATCGCAGCCGCAAAGGCCGTCGCAAGCGCTGTACGGACAACGCTTGGGCCCAAGGGCATGGACAAGATGCTCGTCGATACCATCGGCGACGTCGTCATCACGAACGATGGTGTGACCATCTTGAAAGAGATGGATATCGAGCACCCTGCCGCGAAGATGATGGTCGAGATCGCCAAGACCCAGGACGATGAGGTCGGCGACGGCACCACGACCGCCGTGGTGATCGCAGGCGAGCTCCTGAAGCGTGCAGAGGATCTCCTTGACCAAGACGTGCACCCCACGGTCATCGCCCACGGCTACCGGATGGCAGCCGACAGGGCTCAGGATATCCTCGACGAGATCGCCGTCGACGTCAAGCCCGACGACATGGCGATGCTCAAGAAGCTTGCCGACACCGCCATGACCGGCAAGGGCGCCGAGGCTGCAAAGGAGAAACTCACCGAGCTCGTCGTCAAGGCAATCACGATGGTCGCCGACGCCGACGGCAGCGTCGACACCGAGTTCGTGAAGGTCGAGAAGAAGGTCGGCGGATCCATCGAGGAGTCCGAGATCGTCGAGGGCATGATCATCGACAAGGAGCGCGTCCACCCTGCGATGCCCCGTGCCGTCAAGAGCGCGAAGATCCTGCTCCTGAACGCCGCCGTCGAGTTCAAGAAGACCGAGGTCGACGCCGAGATCAGCATCACGAGCCCCGACCAGCTCCAGATGTTCCTCGATGAAGAGGAGCGGATGATCAAGGGCATCGTCGACAAGATCATTGCAAGCGGTGCAAACGTCCTCTTCTGCCAGAAGGGCATCGACGACATTGCCCAGCACTATCTCGCCAAGGCCGGCATCTTTGCCGTCCGCCGTGTCAAGAAGAGCGACATGGAGAAACTCGCCCGCGCCACCGGTGCGGCCGTCGTCAGTTCCATCGACGCCATCTCCCCCGAGGAACTCGGTAAGGCGGGCAGCGTCGAGGAGAGGAAGGTCTCCGGCGAAGAGATGATCTTCGTCACCGAGTGCGAGAACCCGAAGGCGGTCTCGATCATCATCCGCGGCGGCACCGAGCACGTCGTCGACGAACTCGACCGCGCCATCGAGGACGCGCTCCGGGTCGTCAGCGTTGCCGTCGAGGACAAGAAGTTCGTCGCCGGCGGCGGTGCGCCCGAGATCGAGCTCTCGCTCCGGCTCCGCGAGTACGCCGCAAGTGTCGGCGGCCGCGCCCAGCTCGCCATCGAAGCGTTTGCGAACGCGCTCGAGATCATCCCGAGGACGCTTGCCGAGAACGCGGGCCTCGACCCGATCGACATGCTCGTCGCCCTCCGCGCAGCCCACGAGAAGGGCGGCAAGAACGCAAAGTACATGGGACTTGACGTCTTCAACGCCGTATCGGGCGATATGCTCAAGGCCGGTGTCATCGAGCCCCTGCGGGTGAAGACCCAGGCAATCGCAAGCGCCGCCGAGGCAGCCGTCATGATCCTCCGGATCGACGATGTCATCGCCTCGTCCAAGTCCGCCGGCCCCTCTCCTGAGGAGATGGCTGCCATGGGCGGTGGCATGGGCGGCATGGGCGGCATGGGCATGCCCCCGATGTAA
- a CDS encoding transcriptional regulator gives MSQDRLPQMVISIMLLANFDVSERCNIRPRSFDLIAKKGDNLVIIKVASHIDSVSADITWDLNLIARYLEATPLIVGERARDTDLERGVVYIRYGLFALNPETLYDYFVEGLSPMVYASPGGLYVRIKGDLLREVRERFRMSLGDLASHLGVSRRTISKYESGMGTTLDVAIKLEEIFNAPLVETIELLGYRTPEPEKHLESTPGDVLADLERMGMEIHAMRQAPFQALALFDRHTILTAYGTSQKIVKRASLIGNISQITKTFAMCVVTDYKKQKKIGKTLLIGEEHLHTLEDGSELIDMINE, from the coding sequence ATGTCGCAGGATCGCCTTCCTCAGATGGTCATCAGCATCATGCTCCTCGCGAACTTCGACGTCTCGGAGCGATGCAACATCCGTCCGCGGAGTTTCGACCTTATCGCGAAGAAAGGCGACAACCTCGTCATCATCAAAGTCGCCTCTCATATCGACAGCGTGAGCGCCGACATCACCTGGGATCTCAACCTGATCGCCCGCTACCTGGAGGCCACCCCCCTCATCGTCGGGGAGCGGGCACGCGATACGGATCTCGAACGCGGTGTCGTCTACATCCGCTACGGGCTCTTTGCCCTCAATCCCGAGACACTCTACGACTACTTCGTGGAAGGGCTCTCGCCGATGGTCTACGCCTCCCCCGGCGGCCTCTACGTGAGGATCAAGGGCGACCTTCTGCGGGAGGTGCGGGAGCGCTTCAGGATGTCGCTCGGGGATCTCGCGTCGCACCTCGGGGTTTCCCGCCGGACAATCAGCAAGTACGAGAGCGGGATGGGTACCACGCTCGACGTTGCCATCAAGCTCGAGGAGATCTTCAACGCCCCCCTCGTCGAGACGATCGAGCTCCTCGGTTACCGCACTCCCGAACCCGAGAAGCATCTGGAGTCCACGCCCGGCGACGTTCTGGCCGACCTCGAACGTATGGGGATGGAGATCCATGCGATGCGGCAGGCCCCGTTCCAGGCGCTGGCGCTCTTCGATCGGCACACGATCCTGACGGCGTACGGCACCTCCCAGAAGATCGTGAAGCGCGCTTCGCTCATCGGCAACATCTCGCAGATCACGAAGACGTTTGCCATGTGCGTCGTCACGGATTACAAAAAGCAAAAAAAGATCGGCAAAACGCTTCTTATCGGAGAAGAACATCTCCACACCCTCGAAGACGGCTCGGAACTCATAGATATGATAAACGAGTGA
- a CDS encoding tRNA(Ile)(2)-agmatinylcytidine synthase, whose protein sequence is MWIGIDDTDSPAGMCTTYLGAVLVRRLAQAGLRVVGARLVRLNPNVIHKTRGNAAIAIEADGDPETVFALATACVEELAEFGDEKTNPGVAVASVRPPPDFYYAALRDYCTVDEAVGVLEAAGALYRGYKNRRGLIGATAAISSDFPDLTYELLAYRKRPAWGTHRQVDAASLFRAEERTYPHTWDTVDRENGVVVGVPHTPDPVLFGIRGESPAWVKEARSFVRSEEPACEQVYTTNQGTDAHLVPGSAATLREGRSYLVVGTVAEIAATGAGGHVTFLLKDCGVDLRCMAYEPTKGFRGVVRALVPGDVVAAAGSYKGGSLNLEKLGVARLADAVRIRPPVCPACGKRMTSAGTGKGYKCRVCGERSREPETEALERRIRPGWYEVPPTARRHLARPLVRGVPAWEENVLQHGRGCDASPTTSIK, encoded by the coding sequence ATGTGGATCGGGATCGACGATACGGACTCGCCTGCCGGGATGTGCACCACCTACCTCGGTGCGGTCCTGGTGCGGCGGCTCGCGCAGGCGGGGTTGCGCGTCGTCGGCGCCCGCCTGGTCCGGTTGAACCCGAACGTCATCCACAAGACCCGGGGGAACGCGGCGATCGCCATCGAGGCCGACGGCGATCCCGAGACGGTCTTCGCACTCGCCACCGCGTGCGTCGAAGAACTCGCGGAGTTCGGCGATGAAAAGACCAACCCCGGCGTGGCGGTGGCGAGCGTCCGCCCGCCGCCGGACTTCTACTACGCGGCGCTCCGGGACTACTGCACCGTGGACGAGGCCGTCGGGGTGCTCGAGGCGGCCGGGGCCCTGTACCGGGGCTACAAGAACCGGCGCGGGCTCATCGGCGCAACGGCGGCGATTTCAAGCGATTTCCCCGACCTGACCTACGAACTGCTCGCCTACCGGAAGCGCCCGGCGTGGGGGACACACCGGCAGGTGGATGCGGCGAGCCTCTTTCGCGCCGAGGAGAGGACCTACCCGCATACCTGGGACACGGTCGACCGGGAGAACGGCGTGGTGGTCGGGGTACCCCACACACCCGACCCTGTCCTCTTCGGCATCCGGGGGGAGAGCCCGGCATGGGTAAAAGAGGCGCGTTCTTTTGTCCGCTCAGAGGAGCCTGCCTGCGAGCAGGTCTACACCACCAACCAGGGAACCGACGCTCACCTGGTGCCGGGATCGGCCGCAACCCTCCGGGAGGGGCGGTCGTACCTGGTGGTGGGCACGGTCGCGGAGATCGCGGCCACCGGGGCCGGCGGCCACGTCACGTTCCTCCTGAAAGATTGCGGCGTCGATCTCCGCTGCATGGCCTACGAGCCGACCAAGGGGTTCCGGGGCGTCGTGAGGGCGCTCGTCCCGGGCGACGTGGTGGCCGCGGCCGGGAGTTACAAGGGAGGGAGCCTGAACCTCGAGAAACTCGGGGTCGCCCGCCTCGCCGACGCGGTTCGGATCCGCCCGCCGGTCTGCCCGGCCTGCGGGAAACGGATGACGAGCGCCGGAACCGGCAAAGGCTACAAGTGCAGGGTCTGCGGCGAGCGTAGTCGCGAGCCCGAGACCGAGGCGTTGGAGCGCCGGATCCGGCCCGGGTGGTACGAGGTACCCCCTACCGCCCGCCGGCACCTCGCACGACCCCTGGTGCGCGGCGTCCCGGCATGGGAAGAGAACGTGCTGCAACACGGCCGGGGATGCGATGCCTCCCCCACCACGTCAATCAAATGA